A genomic region of Caulobacter vibrioides contains the following coding sequences:
- a CDS encoding response regulator, with translation MKTLSSLKVLVVEDEALVSMLVEDMLTDLGCTIVGPAAEIEEALRLAGSAEIDAALLDVNLGGRPIFPVADALKTRGVPFAFASGYGEAGLTEDHRGSTVLQKPFREADLRRVLEGLVAQIA, from the coding sequence ATGAAGACACTCTCGTCCCTGAAGGTTTTGGTCGTCGAAGACGAAGCCTTGGTCTCGATGCTGGTCGAGGACATGCTGACCGATCTGGGCTGCACCATCGTGGGCCCCGCCGCCGAGATCGAGGAGGCCTTGCGCCTGGCCGGCTCGGCCGAGATCGACGCGGCCTTGCTGGACGTGAACCTGGGCGGCCGTCCGATCTTCCCGGTCGCCGACGCCCTCAAGACCCGCGGCGTGCCGTTCGCCTTCGCCAGCGGCTATGGCGAGGCGGGCCTGACCGAGGACCATCGCGGGTCCACCGTGCTGCAGAAGCCGTTCCGCGAGGCCGACCTGCGCCGCGTGCTTGAGGGGCTGGTCGCTCAGATCGCCTAA
- a CDS encoding BrnT family toxin has protein sequence MQFDPAKNQANIAKHGVSLERAPEMDIRAVLVDERHDYGEVRYRALGFIDGVAHCLVFTDRQGELRAISLRRAHQKEMKRYVSQANG, from the coding sequence GTGCAGTTCGACCCGGCCAAGAACCAGGCGAATATCGCCAAGCATGGCGTATCGCTCGAACGAGCCCCAGAAATGGATATTCGGGCCGTTCTGGTGGACGAGCGGCATGACTATGGCGAGGTGCGCTATCGGGCTCTCGGGTTCATTGATGGCGTCGCTCACTGCCTGGTTTTCACCGACCGCCAAGGCGAGTTGCGAGCCATCAGCTTGCGTCGCGCCCACCAGAAGGAGATGAAGCGCTATGTCTCGCAAGCCAATGGCTGA
- the cdd gene encoding cytidine deaminase: protein MSADAPPSPEAVENEIAAALPALLSRSYARYSKFTVAAAVIDETGAVHYGVNVENAAYPQGTCAEQTAIGAMITAAGARRIDKVLIAAGSDAVVQPCGGCRQRIAEFAGETCQIVSVQGGKPTERVAFWDLLPRSFGPRDLD from the coding sequence ATGAGCGCCGACGCCCCTCCGTCCCCTGAAGCTGTCGAAAACGAGATCGCCGCCGCCCTGCCGGCGCTGCTGTCGAGATCTTACGCCCGCTATTCGAAGTTCACCGTGGCCGCAGCGGTCATCGACGAGACCGGCGCTGTCCACTACGGCGTCAATGTCGAGAACGCCGCCTATCCGCAAGGGACCTGCGCCGAGCAGACCGCCATCGGGGCGATGATCACGGCCGCCGGCGCGCGCCGCATCGACAAGGTGCTGATCGCCGCCGGCTCCGACGCCGTGGTCCAGCCCTGCGGCGGTTGCCGCCAGCGCATCGCCGAGTTCGCCGGTGAGACCTGCCAGATCGTCTCGGTCCAGGGCGGCAAGCCCACCGAGCGCGTGGCGTTCTGGGACCTGCTGCCCCGCTCGTTCGGCCCGCGCGACCTGGACTGA
- a CDS encoding BrnA antitoxin family protein: MSRKPMADPENPEWTAGDVARSKGPESLPAHVLAAFPKTAARVRGPQKSETKVPVSIRLDRSVVDYFKAQGPGWQSRINEALAGMIRR, translated from the coding sequence ATGTCTCGCAAGCCAATGGCTGACCCGGAAAATCCGGAATGGACTGCGGGTGACGTCGCGCGATCCAAGGGGCCGGAGTCCTTGCCGGCTCATGTCCTGGCGGCCTTTCCAAAAACCGCCGCTCGGGTGCGTGGCCCTCAGAAGTCCGAGACCAAGGTGCCGGTGTCCATCCGCCTGGACCGCTCGGTGGTCGACTACTTCAAGGCCCAGGGGCCAGGTTGGCAGAGCCGGATCAATGAGGCGCTCGCGGGAATGATCCGCCGATAG
- a CDS encoding TonB-dependent receptor domain-containing protein: protein MKIALLAGAAASAVMGGYAFAQDTTPAQATVTEIVVTGTRIKRPQFDGTIPGVQVTKEEIIERGFNNAYDIVLSQPMVNVGASPYANNGGQTSSLGTAFADLLGLGSQRTLTLVNGRRQVSGNAATLFVTSNNAGSQVDLGAIPSQLIDRVDTLTVGGAAAYGSDAIAGVINYIIKDKYVGSEVRASARASEKGDANRYSFSVIVGRNLMDDRANLTLAFEQTQTNALYGDARPWVIDAGVGVTNAFNGSKRNPNFAANAAIDVTALNNGAFLRNTDDGLPSTAYAYATRNSLQYASGVAFAPSTATAACPATIVGVTACLLPTGSVSATSQLVPGVPTGNGLYFTTAASGTFPNFAPTSLPTGVTAAAVFAKYGVTAPAGLTVAQLNTLAVNVLQSKLPTLREYLAQNPNTDINLIVGSLYSNIPRVANTDPATRALFPFIAKPVRFNANGQAENWSFANIGPNAQGTLGNAPGIQGNNTSRTNLIQNAQNRKNFTAFATFDINDRIQAYSQNTYSTVRTVVPRNAASGNAVTAAGTEGSGILVSINNPYLSAASQQLLRDSGAVNSANNFIMSRTNQDILGDNPQRGVTNIGNFAQGLKGDFDFLERTWTWDVSYTYGKADGKVESLGIRDLEYLLAIDSVRDSSGALTCRAKTNAAAYLGKSPSVIVTNLADIPQSGGLIAKQPFTPTVTQAMIDSCQPLNPFGYNQMTQAAKDYVTAQQTYAFENTQTFLQGSITGDVFQLPGGPVGVALAAERRTTKNDYSVDEISRYGRTRSAAISATQYETEAQEYGVELNIPILGGEFSLPFAQRLEINPAVRWSKQNGEATTFTNQLGKTVSPKYDGDLAKIWSLAATFQPIRDITFRGNVTRSIRQPDGVELFLGGQASFTTMADPCSVGNINSGLNPATRRANCIAAVRAAGYASNNADAETFLSTFNPGAPSVLGARFGNMELKPERGESWTAGVVLEPRFIPNLRMSFDYIDIQLKDQLTRVSAEQLLTYCYDSTAYPDNSAQFGVNSCASVPRYTAGTEPNSARAFSVNDGWQSTYLNLAQTNLRAANIVVTYRKALAELFGSTGNWGRISLNSNLYRTYESSFSGTGLPGDTEQYLGSIGTPKWQSNTTIGYSRDKISTSLNINTVSDTIRFNGAVPATVEQNAYLDRKGYAVYNLYVGYKITDEIDLRFNVNNLAGKRWEDEAVGVIYSSVGRTYQFSVNARF, encoded by the coding sequence ATGAAGATTGCTTTGCTCGCGGGCGCGGCGGCTAGCGCCGTCATGGGCGGCTACGCCTTTGCTCAGGACACGACGCCGGCCCAGGCCACGGTGACCGAGATCGTCGTCACCGGGACGCGCATCAAGCGTCCGCAGTTCGACGGGACGATCCCCGGGGTGCAGGTCACCAAGGAAGAGATCATCGAGCGCGGCTTCAACAACGCCTATGACATCGTGCTGAGCCAGCCGATGGTCAATGTCGGCGCCAGCCCCTACGCCAACAACGGCGGCCAGACCTCGAGCCTGGGCACCGCCTTCGCCGACCTTCTGGGTCTGGGCAGCCAGCGCACCCTGACGCTGGTCAACGGCCGCCGCCAGGTCTCGGGCAACGCCGCGACCCTGTTCGTCACCAGCAACAACGCCGGTTCGCAGGTCGATCTGGGCGCGATCCCGTCGCAGCTCATCGACCGCGTCGACACCCTGACCGTCGGCGGCGCCGCCGCCTATGGCTCGGACGCCATCGCCGGGGTGATCAACTACATCATCAAGGACAAGTACGTCGGCAGCGAAGTGCGCGCCTCCGCGCGGGCTTCGGAAAAGGGCGACGCCAACCGCTACAGCTTCAGCGTCATCGTCGGCCGGAACCTGATGGACGACCGGGCCAACCTGACCCTGGCCTTTGAACAGACCCAGACCAATGCGCTCTACGGCGACGCCCGTCCGTGGGTGATCGACGCCGGCGTCGGCGTGACCAACGCGTTCAACGGCTCCAAGCGCAATCCGAACTTCGCCGCCAACGCCGCCATCGACGTCACGGCCCTGAACAACGGCGCCTTCCTGCGCAACACCGACGACGGCCTTCCGTCGACCGCCTACGCCTATGCCACGCGCAATTCGCTGCAGTATGCGTCGGGCGTGGCTTTCGCCCCCTCGACCGCTACGGCGGCTTGCCCGGCGACGATCGTCGGCGTGACGGCGTGTCTGCTGCCGACGGGCTCGGTCAGCGCGACCTCGCAGCTGGTCCCGGGCGTCCCCACCGGCAACGGTCTCTATTTCACCACCGCCGCGTCGGGCACCTTCCCGAACTTCGCGCCGACCTCGCTGCCGACCGGCGTCACCGCCGCGGCCGTGTTCGCCAAGTACGGTGTCACCGCCCCGGCCGGCCTGACCGTCGCCCAGCTCAACACGCTGGCGGTCAACGTGCTGCAAAGCAAGCTGCCGACCCTGCGCGAGTACCTGGCGCAGAACCCGAACACCGACATCAACCTGATCGTCGGCTCGCTCTATTCGAACATCCCGCGCGTGGCCAACACCGACCCGGCGACCCGGGCGCTGTTCCCGTTCATCGCCAAGCCGGTCCGCTTCAACGCCAATGGCCAGGCCGAGAACTGGTCGTTCGCCAACATCGGCCCGAACGCTCAAGGCACCCTGGGCAACGCCCCGGGCATCCAAGGCAACAACACCAGCCGCACCAACCTGATCCAGAACGCGCAGAACCGTAAGAACTTCACGGCCTTCGCGACCTTTGACATCAACGACCGCATCCAGGCCTACAGCCAGAACACCTATTCGACGGTGCGGACCGTGGTGCCGCGCAACGCGGCCTCGGGCAACGCGGTGACCGCCGCCGGCACCGAAGGCTCGGGCATCCTGGTCAGCATCAACAACCCCTACCTCAGCGCGGCCTCGCAGCAGCTGCTGCGCGACAGCGGTGCGGTCAACAGCGCCAATAACTTCATCATGTCGCGCACCAACCAGGACATCCTGGGCGACAACCCGCAGCGCGGCGTCACCAATATCGGCAACTTCGCGCAGGGCCTGAAGGGCGACTTCGACTTCCTGGAGCGCACCTGGACCTGGGACGTCTCCTACACCTACGGCAAGGCTGACGGTAAGGTCGAGTCGCTGGGCATCCGCGACCTCGAGTACCTGCTGGCGATCGACAGCGTCCGCGACAGCAGCGGCGCCCTGACCTGCCGGGCCAAGACCAACGCCGCCGCCTATCTGGGTAAGAGCCCGTCGGTGATCGTCACCAACCTGGCCGACATCCCCCAGTCGGGCGGCCTGATCGCCAAGCAGCCGTTCACCCCGACGGTCACCCAGGCGATGATCGACAGCTGCCAGCCGCTGAACCCGTTCGGCTACAACCAGATGACTCAGGCGGCCAAGGACTATGTGACCGCCCAGCAGACCTACGCTTTCGAGAACACCCAGACCTTCCTGCAAGGCTCGATCACCGGCGACGTGTTCCAGCTGCCCGGCGGTCCGGTGGGCGTGGCGCTCGCCGCTGAACGCCGCACCACCAAGAACGACTACTCGGTCGACGAAATCTCGCGCTACGGCCGCACGCGCTCGGCGGCGATCTCGGCGACCCAGTATGAGACCGAGGCGCAGGAATATGGCGTCGAGCTGAACATCCCCATCCTGGGCGGTGAGTTCAGCCTGCCGTTCGCCCAGCGCCTGGAAATCAACCCGGCGGTCCGCTGGTCCAAGCAGAACGGTGAGGCGACGACCTTCACCAACCAGCTGGGGAAGACGGTCAGCCCGAAGTATGACGGCGACCTGGCCAAGATCTGGTCGCTGGCCGCCACCTTCCAGCCGATCCGCGACATCACCTTCCGCGGCAATGTCACCCGCTCGATCCGCCAGCCGGACGGTGTGGAGCTGTTCCTGGGCGGCCAGGCCTCGTTCACGACGATGGCCGACCCCTGCTCGGTGGGCAACATCAACTCGGGTCTGAACCCGGCGACCCGCCGGGCCAACTGCATCGCCGCGGTCCGGGCCGCAGGCTACGCCTCCAACAACGCCGACGCCGAGACCTTCCTCAGCACCTTCAACCCCGGCGCGCCCTCGGTGCTGGGCGCCCGTTTCGGCAACATGGAGCTGAAGCCTGAGCGCGGCGAAAGCTGGACGGCCGGCGTGGTCCTGGAACCGCGCTTCATCCCGAACCTGCGCATGTCGTTCGACTATATTGACATCCAGCTGAAGGATCAGCTGACCCGCGTGTCGGCCGAGCAACTGCTGACCTACTGCTATGACTCGACCGCCTACCCCGACAACAGCGCTCAGTTTGGTGTGAACAGCTGCGCCTCGGTGCCGCGTTACACGGCGGGTACGGAGCCGAACTCCGCCCGCGCGTTCAGCGTCAACGACGGCTGGCAGTCGACCTATCTGAACCTGGCCCAGACCAATCTGCGCGCCGCCAACATCGTGGTGACCTACCGCAAGGCGCTGGCGGAGCTGTTTGGTTCGACGGGCAACTGGGGCCGCATCTCGCTGAACAGCAACCTCTACCGGACCTACGAGTCCAGCTTCAGCGGCACCGGCCTGCCGGGCGACACCGAGCAATATCTCGGCAGCATCGGCACGCCCAAGTGGCAGAGCAACACGACGATCGGCTACTCGCGCGACAAGATCTCGACCAGCCTCAACATCAACACCGTGTCGGACACGATCCGGTTCAATGGGGCTGTGCCGGCGACGGTCGAGCAGAACGCCTATCTCGATCGCAAGGGCTACGCGGTCTACAACCTCTATGTCGGCTACAAGATCACCGACGAGATCGACCTGCGCTTCAACGTCAACAACCTGGCCGGCAAGCGCTGGGAAGATGAGGCCGTTGGCGTCATCTACAGCTCGGTGGGTCGCACCTACCAGTTCAGCGTGAACGCCCGCTTCTAG
- a CDS encoding serine hydrolase domain-containing protein, with amino-acid sequence MLKKISAAIGLIAIMGGLANSANAQTTQIADADNKTAAIERLVQSEMASRRIPGLQLAIVKNGKIVFKGAYGQSDLETAKPVTDRTVFGINSISKAFTGVAAMQLVEAGKLDLDASVTQYLQELPPAWKPITVRQILTHTSGLPEIIDDNTRLIDGAEPDAAWARVQELPLRYTPGTQYAYNQTGYALMGKIIEKVSGKRFVDAVREGQFKAAGMAQARFGNTADTVPELARLYTYLTLQITDMRTVGVERSETPLARQEVWPAYMHPTAGVQATATDLAAWVIALQKRKLVSEKGLEQLWTPQQLPDGSYRGFNKTINGYGLGWPVIRRAEHPAITPTGGNRAAIFIYPKDDLTVIVLTNLLGASPHSFVDKIAAQYIPDLAVEN; translated from the coding sequence ATGCTGAAGAAAATTTCCGCCGCAATCGGCCTGATTGCGATCATGGGCGGCCTTGCCAATAGCGCAAACGCCCAGACGACGCAGATCGCAGACGCGGACAACAAGACCGCCGCGATTGAACGCCTGGTCCAAAGCGAGATGGCGTCCCGCCGTATTCCGGGGCTCCAGCTGGCGATCGTGAAGAACGGCAAGATCGTCTTCAAGGGCGCTTACGGCCAGTCCGACCTCGAGACCGCCAAGCCTGTCACGGACCGCACGGTTTTCGGCATCAATTCGATCAGCAAGGCCTTCACCGGCGTCGCGGCGATGCAGCTTGTCGAGGCCGGCAAGCTCGATCTCGACGCCTCGGTGACGCAATATCTCCAAGAGCTTCCGCCCGCGTGGAAACCGATCACGGTCCGCCAGATCCTGACGCACACATCAGGCCTGCCCGAGATCATCGACGACAACACCCGGCTGATCGACGGCGCCGAGCCCGACGCCGCCTGGGCGAGGGTGCAGGAACTCCCCCTGAGATACACGCCCGGCACGCAGTATGCCTACAACCAGACCGGCTACGCCCTGATGGGCAAGATCATCGAGAAGGTCTCAGGCAAGCGCTTCGTTGACGCCGTTCGCGAGGGGCAGTTCAAAGCGGCGGGCATGGCGCAGGCCCGCTTTGGAAACACGGCCGACACCGTGCCCGAGCTGGCCCGGCTCTACACCTATCTGACGCTGCAGATCACAGACATGAGGACCGTCGGCGTCGAGCGCAGCGAGACCCCGCTTGCGCGCCAGGAGGTGTGGCCGGCCTACATGCATCCCACCGCAGGCGTTCAGGCCACGGCCACAGATCTGGCCGCATGGGTTATCGCGCTGCAGAAGCGCAAATTGGTCAGCGAAAAGGGCCTGGAACAGCTCTGGACGCCGCAGCAACTGCCCGACGGCAGCTATCGCGGCTTCAACAAGACCATCAATGGCTATGGCCTGGGCTGGCCGGTCATTCGCCGCGCGGAACACCCCGCCATCACGCCCACGGGCGGCAATCGCGCGGCCATCTTCATCTACCCCAAGGATGACCTTACGGTGATCGTCCTGACGAACCTGCTGGGCGCTTCACCCCACAGTTTTGTCGACAAGATCGCGGCGCAATACATCCCCGATCTCGCCGTCGAAAACTGA
- a CDS encoding HWE histidine kinase domain-containing protein, translated as MADSDVGEVGDADLDARLRELERRLAAEVRKSDTLARVTEAIASRNDVDACVQSALDGAREIIGAAYGAFFYNQVEPDGESYALFRLSGASPEAFANFPRVRKTEIFKPTFDNTSVVRSDDITLDPRYGHNTPRQGMPEGHLPVRSYLAIPVATRQGEVLGGLFFGHPEPGQFTVRDESLLVGLGAQVAATIDTLKLKASALAELEHRRKTEERLKFALDSGRMGSWDLDVTTKAYEASDLCKANYGRRAEETLTFSDLVETIHPDDRPRILAAIDSAIRDGADYDVEYRVIHPSGELRWLHARGRAAQRADDGVRRLAGVSLDITERKRAEVRQKLLVNELNHRVKNSLATVQSIAAQTLRSSASPEFFREAFETRLMALSQTHDLLTRESWEGASLREVFDVELHAMAGEDRVSFDYAADVRLTPKAAVALGMGVHELATNAVKYGALSTPEGRVKVVWGVDRDVLHLTWSESGGPEVRPPTRFGFGARLLRRGLAAELSGGVELTYDAAGLVCHMALPLRALEP; from the coding sequence GTGGCTGATAGCGATGTTGGCGAAGTCGGTGACGCCGATCTCGACGCGCGCCTGCGCGAGCTGGAGCGCCGTCTCGCCGCCGAGGTACGCAAGTCCGACACCCTGGCGCGGGTCACCGAGGCGATCGCCTCCCGCAACGACGTCGACGCCTGCGTGCAGAGCGCGCTGGACGGCGCGCGTGAGATCATCGGCGCCGCCTATGGCGCGTTCTTCTACAACCAGGTGGAGCCTGACGGTGAGAGCTATGCGCTCTTCCGGCTGTCGGGCGCGTCGCCCGAGGCGTTCGCCAACTTTCCTCGGGTTCGCAAGACCGAGATCTTCAAGCCGACCTTCGACAACACCAGCGTGGTGCGTTCGGACGATATCACCCTGGACCCGCGCTATGGCCACAACACGCCGCGCCAGGGGATGCCCGAGGGTCATCTGCCGGTGCGCAGCTATCTGGCCATCCCCGTCGCCACCCGTCAGGGCGAGGTTCTGGGCGGTCTGTTCTTTGGCCACCCCGAGCCTGGTCAGTTCACCGTTCGCGACGAGAGCCTTCTGGTGGGGCTGGGCGCCCAGGTCGCGGCGACGATTGACACGCTCAAGCTCAAGGCCAGCGCCCTGGCCGAGCTGGAGCATCGGCGCAAGACCGAAGAACGCCTGAAGTTCGCCCTGGACAGCGGCCGCATGGGGTCTTGGGACCTGGACGTGACGACCAAGGCCTATGAAGCTTCCGACCTGTGCAAGGCCAATTACGGGCGACGCGCCGAGGAGACTCTCACCTTCTCCGACCTGGTCGAGACGATCCATCCGGACGACCGCCCGAGAATCCTGGCGGCGATCGACAGCGCCATCCGCGACGGCGCCGACTATGATGTCGAGTACCGGGTGATCCACCCCAGCGGCGAGCTGCGCTGGCTTCACGCGCGCGGTCGCGCCGCCCAGCGGGCCGATGACGGGGTCCGGCGCCTGGCGGGGGTGTCCCTGGACATCACCGAGCGCAAACGCGCCGAGGTGCGGCAAAAGCTGCTGGTCAACGAGCTGAACCACCGGGTGAAGAACAGCCTGGCGACGGTGCAGTCGATCGCCGCCCAGACCCTGCGCTCCTCCGCCTCGCCCGAGTTCTTCCGCGAGGCGTTCGAGACCCGCCTGATGGCCCTCTCGCAGACCCACGACCTGCTCACCCGCGAAAGCTGGGAGGGCGCCAGCCTGCGTGAGGTGTTCGACGTCGAGCTGCACGCCATGGCCGGCGAGGATCGCGTGAGCTTCGACTACGCCGCCGACGTTCGCCTCACGCCCAAGGCCGCCGTGGCCCTGGGGATGGGCGTCCACGAGCTGGCCACCAACGCGGTCAAGTATGGCGCGCTGTCCACCCCTGAGGGCCGCGTGAAGGTCGTCTGGGGCGTGGATCGGGACGTGCTGCACCTGACCTGGTCGGAAAGCGGCGGTCCCGAAGTGCGCCCGCCCACCCGCTTTGGCTTCGGCGCGCGCCTTCTTCGGCGCGGACTCGCAGCCGAGCTATCCGGCGGGGTCGAGCTGACCTATGATGCCGCCGGCCTCGTCTGCCACATGGCGTTGCCCCTGCGCGCCCTGGAGCCCTGA
- the cobS gene encoding cobaltochelatase subunit CobS translates to MPEFAETSSAADPLTTLVPDKWVTLRDAFGVDSDMKVPAFSHRDSHVPDIDPAYRFDPQTTKAICAGFAYDRRVMVQGYHGTGKSTHIEQIAARLNWPLVRVNLDSHVSRIDLVGKDAIVLKDGKQITEFREGILPWTLQRPVALVFDEYDAGRPDVMFVIQRVLEAGGKLTLLDQNRVIRANPYFRLFATTNTIGLGDTTGLYHGTQQINQGQMDRWSIVTTLNYLEHDVEAAIVLAKNPGYDTAEGKRTLAAMVRVADMTRNAFMNGDISTVMSPRTVITWAQNAEIFDHDVALAFRLTFLNKCDELERPTVAEFFQRAFGTDLPESAARVKVA, encoded by the coding sequence ATGCCCGAGTTCGCCGAAACCAGCTCCGCCGCCGATCCGCTGACCACCCTGGTCCCCGATAAGTGGGTGACGCTGCGCGACGCGTTCGGCGTCGACAGCGACATGAAGGTTCCGGCCTTCAGCCACCGCGACAGCCATGTGCCGGACATCGACCCGGCCTATCGCTTCGACCCGCAGACGACCAAGGCCATCTGCGCGGGCTTCGCCTATGATCGCCGCGTGATGGTCCAGGGCTATCACGGCACGGGCAAGTCGACCCACATCGAGCAGATCGCCGCGCGCCTGAACTGGCCGCTGGTTCGTGTGAACCTCGACAGCCACGTCAGCCGGATCGATCTCGTCGGCAAGGACGCCATCGTCCTGAAGGACGGCAAGCAGATCACCGAATTCCGCGAAGGCATCCTGCCCTGGACGCTGCAGCGCCCCGTCGCCCTGGTGTTTGACGAATATGACGCCGGGCGCCCGGACGTGATGTTCGTGATCCAGCGCGTGCTGGAAGCCGGCGGCAAGCTGACCCTGCTGGACCAGAACCGCGTCATCCGCGCCAACCCGTACTTCCGCCTGTTCGCCACGACCAACACCATCGGTCTGGGCGACACCACGGGCCTCTATCACGGCACCCAGCAGATCAACCAAGGCCAGATGGACCGCTGGTCGATCGTCACGACGCTGAACTATCTCGAGCACGACGTCGAAGCCGCCATCGTGCTGGCCAAGAACCCCGGCTACGACACCGCCGAAGGCAAGCGCACCCTGGCGGCCATGGTCCGCGTCGCCGACATGACCCGCAACGCCTTCATGAACGGCGACATCTCGACGGTCATGAGCCCCCGCACCGTGATCACCTGGGCCCAGAACGCCGAGATCTTCGACCACGACGTGGCCCTGGCCTTCCGCCTGACCTTCCTGAACAAGTGCGACGAGCTGGAACGCCCGACGGTGGCCGAGTTCTTCCAGCGCGCGTTCGGCACGGATCTTCCGGAGAGCGCTGCGCGGGTGAAGGTGGCGTAA
- a CDS encoding HlyC/CorC family transporter: MLTALLGLAPIVIALLTLSAIFSAAETSMTGASRARMHQLEREGDRPAKRVNKLLSDQETMIGAVLLGNNLINILASALATQVLTTLIPGPWGVAVATAAMTVLILIFAEVLPKTLAILRSDDVARALSAPTLFIVRLFGPIIYAIQWIVRRTLRVFGVKLDMAVDVLAAHEEIRGAVDYHHSEGLVEAGDRRMLGGVLDLSDMDVSEIMVHRKSMVLLDAGLPARDLVAQVLEAQHTRVPLYRDEPDNIVGVLHARDLLKALAECPTGLEGLDIAAILREPWFIPDTTNLKDQLNAFLKRKNHFALVVDEYGALQGLVTLEDILEEIVGEIEDEHDTTLEGVRRQADGSVNVDGHVTVRDLNRAMDWRLPEGEAVTIAGLAIHEAQMIPEPGQTFIFYRHRFQVLRRQRNQITALRISARLDDDSEA; this comes from the coding sequence ATGCTCACCGCCCTACTTGGCCTCGCGCCGATCGTCATCGCCCTGCTGACCCTGTCGGCCATCTTCTCGGCCGCCGAGACGTCCATGACCGGCGCCAGCCGGGCGCGGATGCACCAGCTGGAACGCGAGGGCGACCGGCCCGCCAAGCGGGTCAACAAGCTGTTGTCCGACCAGGAGACGATGATCGGGGCGGTGCTGCTGGGCAACAACCTGATCAACATCCTGGCCTCGGCCCTGGCGACCCAGGTGCTGACCACCCTGATCCCCGGCCCCTGGGGCGTGGCGGTGGCCACCGCGGCCATGACCGTCTTGATCCTGATCTTCGCCGAGGTGCTGCCCAAGACCCTGGCCATCCTCCGCTCCGACGATGTGGCGCGGGCCCTGTCGGCGCCGACCCTGTTCATCGTGCGGCTGTTTGGCCCGATCATCTATGCGATCCAGTGGATCGTGCGCCGCACGCTGCGGGTGTTCGGCGTCAAGCTGGACATGGCGGTCGACGTGCTGGCCGCCCACGAGGAGATCCGCGGCGCGGTCGACTATCACCACTCCGAAGGCCTGGTGGAAGCGGGCGACCGCCGCATGCTGGGCGGGGTGCTGGACCTTTCGGACATGGACGTCTCCGAGATCATGGTCCACCGCAAGTCGATGGTGCTGCTGGACGCGGGCCTGCCGGCTCGCGATCTGGTGGCCCAGGTGCTGGAAGCCCAGCACACCCGCGTGCCGCTGTATCGCGACGAGCCCGACAACATCGTCGGCGTGCTGCACGCCCGCGACCTGCTGAAGGCCCTGGCCGAATGTCCGACGGGGCTGGAGGGCCTGGATATCGCCGCCATCCTGCGCGAGCCGTGGTTCATTCCCGACACCACCAACCTCAAGGACCAGCTGAACGCCTTCCTCAAGCGCAAGAACCACTTCGCCCTGGTGGTCGACGAGTATGGCGCCCTGCAGGGCCTGGTGACGCTGGAAGACATCCTCGAGGAGATCGTCGGCGAGATCGAGGACGAGCACGACACCACGCTGGAGGGCGTGCGCCGGCAGGCGGACGGTTCGGTGAATGTCGACGGCCACGTCACGGTGCGCGACCTCAACCGCGCCATGGACTGGCGGCTGCCCGAAGGCGAGGCGGTGACGATCGCCGGCCTGGCCATCCACGAGGCCCAGATGATCCCCGAGCCCGGCCAGACCTTCATCTTCTATCGGCATCGTTTCCAGGTGCTGCGCCGACAGCGAAACCAGATCACCGCGCTGCGGATCAGCGCGCGACTTGACGACGACAGCGAAGCTTAG
- a CDS encoding phosphatase PAP2 family protein codes for MYRLDVRRLFAAAGREIGVASALLIVALGGWGFVGIADEVVEGEAHAPDLAVLQALRVAGQPSALVGPEWLHVAAVDITALGSVAVLTLLILAAFAFLGSLKRWTEAWLLALSALSGVTVSQGLKAVFGRERPDEAYRVVEAVNASFPSGHAMLSAVVFLTLGVLAARFSERRRVKILALSAAVIVSLLVGASRVYLGVHWVSDVLAGWSVGAAWAMICWLVAYLVERRFKPSSASDAT; via the coding sequence TTGTATCGTCTGGACGTTCGGAGACTCTTCGCGGCGGCCGGTCGCGAGATCGGGGTGGCCTCCGCCCTGCTGATCGTAGCGCTCGGGGGCTGGGGTTTTGTGGGGATCGCTGACGAGGTGGTCGAGGGCGAGGCCCATGCTCCGGACCTGGCCGTGTTGCAGGCTCTGCGCGTGGCGGGTCAGCCCAGCGCGCTGGTGGGCCCCGAATGGCTGCATGTCGCCGCGGTGGACATCACCGCGCTGGGCTCAGTGGCGGTGCTGACCTTGCTGATCCTGGCGGCCTTCGCGTTTCTGGGCTCGCTGAAGCGCTGGACCGAAGCCTGGCTGCTGGCGCTGAGCGCGCTGAGCGGCGTGACCGTCAGCCAGGGCCTGAAGGCGGTGTTCGGCCGCGAGCGTCCCGACGAAGCCTATCGCGTGGTCGAGGCGGTCAACGCCAGCTTTCCGTCCGGCCACGCCATGCTGTCGGCGGTGGTGTTCCTGACCCTGGGCGTGCTGGCGGCGCGCTTTTCCGAACGGCGCAGGGTCAAGATCCTGGCGCTCAGCGCTGCGGTGATTGTCAGCCTGCTGGTCGGCGCCAGCCGCGTCTATCTGGGCGTCCATTGGGTCAGCGACGTGCTGGCCGGATGGAGCGTGGGCGCGGCCTGGGCGATGATCTGCTGGCTGGTCGCCTATCTGGTCGAGCGGCGGTTCAAGCCGTCTTCGGCTTCGGACGCCACCTGA